A single Nerophis ophidion isolate RoL-2023_Sa linkage group LG26, RoL_Noph_v1.0, whole genome shotgun sequence DNA region contains:
- the LOC133543813 gene encoding UBX domain-containing protein 6-like, whose translation MKKLLDGIKKDLTFKSAGPGKKLTDDRSGAADRGQRSSAAKQREEPSEGSQRAGAAALARIEQQQRPKVLTSQDAIRNQVKRELEAEAAALAEKDKADTAEGTNLAPKVHPCLSVSGVYFTCPLTGATLTRAQREGHIKEAILKRFEEDAVEASVMMIHTFNKDKEKVKAAVDIISKYVENICKNPSEDKYRKLKVSNKVFQDKVGAVEGSREFLQALGFTSHMLPVEEAEQEFLLLPEQSADALELMKERRDRLQRGQPLRAQLDRRPQAFRASDHATRFQLPPDFYNLSAEELKKEQQHRSDLVEKNSMLRTKAMRERDEQRERRKYNYALLRVRLPDGTLLQGTFYAWERLPALYDFVRDSLRDGWQPFDLLAPGGVKLQESEDVALAECNLVPAALLSLAFDAAVQADIAAVQQADVAAAGGRTILKDQLVESIQTLT comes from the exons ATGAAGAAGTTGTTGGACGGCATCAAGAAGGACTTGACTTTTAAATCTGCGGGTCCTGGGAAGAAGCTAACTGACGACAGGAG TGGTGCAGCTGACAGAGGCCAAAGGAGCTCGGCTGCCAAGCAGCGTGAAGAACCCAGCGAGGGATCCCAGCGAGCAGGAGCAGCGGCTCTGGCCAGGATTGAACAGCAGCAGCGGCCCAAAGTTCTCACCTCCCAGGACGCCATCAGGAACCAGG TGAAAAGAGAGCTGGAGGCTGAAGCTGCTGCACTGGCAGAAAAAGACAAGGCAGACACTGCAGAG GGAACCAACCTGGCCCCAAAAGTGCATCCCTGTTTGTCGGTGTCAGGTGTGTACTTCACCTGCCCGCTGACAGGAGCCACGCTCACCAGGGCGCAGAGGGAAGGCCACATTAAGGAGGCCATCTTAAAG CGCTTTGAAGAGGATGCAGTGGAAGCGTCTGTGATGATGATCCACACttttaacaaagacaaagaaaaagtcaaGGCTGCTGTGGACATCATAAGCAA GTATGTGGAAAACATTTGTAAGAATCCTTCCGAAGACAAATACAGGAAGCTGAAAGTCAGCAACAAAGTCTTTCAG GACAAGGTCGGGGCTGTAGAGGGCAGCAGAGAGTTCCTGCAGGCGCTGGGCTTCACCAGCCACATGCTTCCTGTCGAAG AGGCGGAACAAGAGTTCCTGCTGTTGCCGGAGCAGAGCGCAGACGCCCTGGAACTGATGAAGGAACGGCGAGATCGTCTCCAGCGCGGCCAGCCGCTCCGAGCCCAGCTGGACCGCCGGCCTCAAGCTTTCCGAGCGTCAGACCACGCCACGCGCTTCCAGCTGCCGCCAGACTTCTACAACCTGAGCGCCGAGGAGCTGAAGAAGGAGCAGCAGCACAG GAGCGATCTGGTGGAGAAGAACTCCATGCTGCGCACCAAAGCCATGAGAGAACGGGACGAGCAGCGAGAGAGGAGGAAGTACAACTACGCTCTGCTGCGAGTTCGACTTCCTGATGGAACACTGCTGCAGG GGACCTTCTACGCCTGGGAGCGACTCCCTGCGCTGTACGACTTCGTGCGAGACTCCCTGCGGGACGGCTGGCAGCCCTTTGATCTCCTGGCTCCAGGAGGCGTCAAACTGCAGGAGTCGGAAGACGTCGCTCTCGCCGAGTGTAACCTG GTTCCTGCAGCCTTGTTGTCGTTGGCGTTTGACGCGGCCGTGCAGGCGGACATCGCAGCCGTGCAGCAGGCCGACGTCGCAGCCGCAGGAGGAAGAACTATCCTAAAAGACCAACTCGTGGAAAGCATTCAGACACTAACCTGA